TAAGAGCGTGCATATCATGAATGCTGGgtcttgtttattttctgataatctactgcacctactggtaacttgtttgccatgtagcaataaaaaaatatactaaaaacctggattattgtggttagtcacattgtactgctattattttgaacataactgtatgtttaatgtttttaagaaGTTCTAGTTTGAGCTCtaacaataacatttcataATATTGAGCAAAGTACTGGATGGGGTAAAAACTGTGACATAACTGTGATGTTAACACCCACCTGGTGGACCAGGCGGACCTGGATCTCCTGTTGGTCCAGGAGGACCTGGAAAGCCACGTTCTCCTCTTGGACCTTGGAGTTGATTGTGGCCAAAAGGAGCCATCACGCAGAAGACAAAAAGTAACAGCATCATCTTCTCAGTTCTAAAATGGGAGTAAAATATAATTACTACATCTTTTAGTTATGGGCTGAAGTAGAAATAGTCCCGCTAATAACATTCACTGAGTAGTTCACATTAACATTCATATTCAAGCTGATAGCATTCTCGCCTTACTACATTTCTCAGGTATTTCCcagcttgtttaaaaaaacaaaatcacattttacacaagTTAAATTTAAACAGTTTCAAACAGTCTAGTAACACAAagtgataaagagaaaataactcACTGTATAGACTTCTTGTGGGTGCACAGTTTCTTCAGTACTTCCAAACTAAAGTGACCAATGTACAGCCTTAGATGAAGTGTTCTACCCAGGGTAAACAACGGATGCAAACTCTCATTTGGGCTGTAAACAAGAAGATAACCCTCCCTCTTTTTAACCAACAGTGTTCTAAAGCTGCAGGAAGTATCGCTATGGCCAGACATGTTCTAAGCTGTTGTAAAATAAATCTTAAGTCTTAGTTAATCACTGGTAGGTTTGCtttctatatgtttttatttcaacactTTAAATCCACTATATAATACAGTTGGACTATTCTGCAGTGTCTTTCTGTGAGCCCGATCTAAATCATGTCAACCTCTATAAAAAGGGCGTTTGCACGTGTTTACGCCTTTGTCTAGCAAGTAGTGTCAAATTTCCCCATGCTTAGTTACCGTTTTTTACATTATAagttttaatgtgtaaatggTATACACTTTTTCAGTTAATTCTGTGAATTCAATGATTAGAGGCTGCCATCCCTTAAAAGATTGATTGAAgattgaaaagagaaaatgctaTTACAGTGTTACTTAATGAGCTAAGAAAATAACTCTACAGGCTACTGCTCTTACTACAGACCAGTCTGCTGTCTCTATCAGTTTGGTGCCAGTTATTTGCAACCATAGTATATTATTTTGTTCTGCTGGCCTCTGGTGGAATTTAGTTGACAGGAGAGTTGTGCCTAGAAATGAATCAGAAATagcagaagagaaaaatgaCACCTGAAGGAAAAGGAAATACCCTTTAGGGAATATGTCTGTTTTAAACACCCCTGTACTGtagctttgatgttgttttcagGAGCCAGAGGACCTTCTGAGCCTGGTCCATACACATATCTTTCAAATTCCAATTTTGTAACATAACATTTTGATATCTCAAACCTGTGTTACCCTGAtgacaaattattttctaaaattaaaaagatcAAAAATTGTAAACATGTAAACCTGGCATGATGAAGGTTACATTTTTTCAGGCAAAGACGGGTGATACTTTACCACTTTGTGCCAAATCATGTGATAGAATTGttcaaaaagaacatttcttaaTGCAACATTGCAAAATGGAGGTCTTTCATCATCTGCAGTAATCTGATGAGAAGTCTCTGGTTGTAAAGGCCTGACACTGTTAACTTTCAAGTTCTGAAAGTTCTGCATTCTAACCACTTCTGACTTTGTGCCAGGGACAATTGATAATCATGAACAGTTAATGACATTATTACTTTTGTAGCACCTGCATTAACGTATACAAAAGCTCTTATTTTGGAGATGTTTATATGGATCATTTTACTGAGAGATGGCTACAGGTATTTAATCAACTCCAAGGAAATAATTCTACAAACAGCTGGAAGCAAAACTTCAGTGGAAAACACGGATTACACATGGAATAAGTAGGTGTTAGTTGAGTGTCCCTTTATACTCTACTCTGTTTTAATTATAGTCAAAATGACTTATGcacatttcagtttgtaatGGATGTCATGGTGTGTAGTGAGAGCAGTTGAAGCCTCACCTGAATTGTTACCATCCTGGTAACAtaaaatgatagaaaaacacactttaggtcaggtttagtttttgttaagtttattattttaagattaaattCATCTAAAATAAGTTTTATCATCTTCAtttatgcttttttgtttttaggaaCAAAGTTGCACAGCCTCCAGTTTCAAGctattgcttttttttctcgGCTTAGATCTTCATATCACATATTTAGAAAACTAGAAAAAGTAACCAAGTCTTGCTTAAAAGCATTTTATGactttgcatgtgtgtcaggATTTACCAAAGAAAGCTCAACTAATCTGCTGCTGACACAAGTGCAAGATtaatgagacagaaaacatgttgtAGGAGCAATTTTATAGCCTGACAAATTCGCCACTAAAGCATTCACATGTTCTGGTATGTTGAAAGATAAAGTTGAAAATAGAATTCTCTCTTCGTTCTGTTAAAGAGGGCAAAGAGCAAAACATGATAGTTGAAAATCATAGGAGTGGATGAGAGCAGCCAGTCCAAGGAAGCAGGGGTTGATGTCGACAATCCGGCAGATGGACCAGATGATGTGGTCTTGTGGGGGGACTTAAATGTCTCACTTAGTGTTAACTTCCTTTGACGTTACTTTCAGGGTTAGAACGTCTGTTCTTTTCCACCATTTTGCCTCTATCTCATAGTAAAGGTCAATGTGGAAAGACAGGAAAtgtgagaaaggagaaagaggttTATCACATTCAAGTCCCTTGGTCAGAAATGTAATCTCCAGCATTTTAATGACACAGTAGCCACTGGACCACTGGAAGGCCCAAAGTAAGTTTCTAAAAACAGTAGTGTCCCTTAAGAccagttttaaaagaaaaactaatgtaGGATTGgcatttgatttattgattttattttctcaaacaAAGTTCTATACAGTGTGTGGTAACTCAGTGAACATGTAACACTGTAGTTGTAGAAATTATTGCCAAAAGCCATAAGCACAAAATTTCAAGAAATGGTTTCAGAAGaagaataacaaaaatgaatattagattgaataattgaattaatttttcATCAAATGGAACTTACAAAGACACTGGTAACATAGGTGATGTGAATTTAATTGGTTTGATGTCAGACAGCAGTGAAGAGAACATAGGTGAGCCCTATAGGACTTttataacattaatattatatatttcacTTGTTGATGAGGTAAAATGATGCCAAGAgcaaaaagcagagaagaaCAAGTATCACCACGCAAAGCAGCAGGCAACTTCAATGTTAGTTTACATTTACCCCCTGTAGCCATGGTGGTGTCTATATCTGTATATCTCATTGTAGGCGGTAACAGACACAACAGTAACTGTAATAATCGTTATAGTAACCACGATGGAAAACACAATTGTTGCCGCGATATTAAGATGCAGTGCTGTGGAGCCGTAGTGTCGGGCACCCTCCAGGTCTCCAGCCGTCTTCCGGTCTCTGGACTGGAAAGACAAGTGAACATCTCACAATTTTAAGCCAAAATATCttagacatttttgttttttgtatttctattcAGTTATATCAATATAGAAATCTAGCATTTAGTACACAACTAAAAGATGATTTTGAAAATATCAGCAAAATCTGAACTTTGTGTTgttaaataaatgctgttttgcTAGTAGTTCTTATTGCTTCTAtagattttgttcttttttaatccAAATTTACACAAATTCTTAACTGagaaatactatatatatatatatatatatatatatatatatatgttcagAGACGGGATCCCAAAGCACTGGGAAAACAGTGGAGCAAAAGCTGAACTTGGACCAACTGACATGCCAATTATTAGTCCTGTCAGTCATCTAATAAAGTATGAAACACTTTTCTAATAGTTAATATTGCtgaaatacatttgtttgtttttattaaatttaatcaattattttattatttttagaataTAGGGATAAAAGCAGATTGGTACTTAAATGATTTAACTGACCAGCAACCCAGCAATTCTTAACTTGCCTTGATAGAAAAGATAAGTGCTGCCAGTCCAAGGCAGAAAGGGTTTGAGTAGACGAAACAGCAGAGGGACCAGATGATGTGGTCCTTTGGTGGCTCCGTGTTGACGTTCACAACAGTATACTGAGTCATTGTTGGTCCTCCAGGCTGTGCAGGAGCCCGATCATACCTCTCCATCTGCAATGGCACAGACTCGGCGGGGAGTTGTGGAGAATTCATAGCTGTCGTCTCAACCAAGTTTGGAGTGGAGAAAGGTGTGAAATGGAGAAGAAGTTTTAACTCAGACTTTTAATTTTATGCAATGACTCGGCTGAACCTCAAAATGCAGATCTGCTTCTCTTATCTATGAAAACGtgtgcagaaaaacaagaactCAGGAAGTTCTGTGTACCAAGACAAGTGTTGGGAAATTAATAGTTATATTTGGAAGCAGCATCACTCAAAGATAGTACCCCAGTTAGCTGGTACTGTAGTATGCTGAACTTACTGCTGAACTAGTTaggttgtttttaaaaataagtgtGCATGGCCACACTGGTGTCTCTTATTTGCTTTAAGATATTTCGCCCCGTGATGTCACAATGTagcatttatgtatgtatttatttaatatcttGGTTAATTATATCATGGCTGcttttatgtgttattttgtctgttaTCAGAATGAGTATGTGTTAATGGTGAGTCCCTTTATACACTGCACACTCAAATGTAGAACCAAGTCAGGAAGGTTGTACAGGAAAGTTTTGTGATTTGACTATATAGGCTTCTCATAGCCATGCAAATGATCTTTTGTCAAAATTGTTCTAAAATGTGGAGAACGAGTGATTTTTAGATATTGTCCTGTGTGAAGAAAGTCTGTTTAATCTATGGCCTATATTTTTTATGAAGAAGTGGCTTAGACGCACAACACCAGACTAGAGAAACATAATTTAAAGATGTGAATACTTTTAGAAAAGCATTATGAGGAAGATCaaccaaaagtaaaaaaaatagtCAGGTGATTTCCTGTTCTTAATATTAGCCTGTAAGTCATCTGTACAGTGAAAATACTGCAAAaacctgtgaaaaaaaaaaatcctcctgGTGCAAACACAATTTATCTGTAACCAAATCAGACATGTTTCAAGGACacaattttttaattaataattaattatatgtTCCCTCAAATTCTTGCCAAGAAGAAATCTGACATGCACATAACATCTGGCATCAAAATACCATCAGGATATAGGAATTTGCTTCATTAAAGTCTTTAACATCATCAATTGTGCCATGGACATACAAGACCAAGCCACAGCAAAGATTAAAGCTATTATCTGATCCACTGTAAATAAAGCACATTTGGTCTCATATAGTATTTGTTCTTCTGTGATGCCTAAAAGTTGTAGAGCATTTTTGTTTAATACCTATTACTTAGTCTTGATAATGTTAAGTATTGTTAGATGGGAATAATGGAAGTTAACAAATTTCAAATGTAATATTGTGCAAAGCATAGGTCACGTTAGCGTTTAAGTATGTTAttcaatattacattttttattatcagtatTTCATAAGTACTCCACATAATTGGCTGAACTGCATGAACTGTGGTTGTTCAAGAGTGCTACAAGTGCATGAGGAGTGGCTGATTAGTGCCACCTCATGGCTTTGATTGATAGTGACTTCAACACTGAAATATAGACCTACCAACAGCTCTAAAACTATCAAACTAACATATTTAacttatgtatttattgaatacacacacaaacacaaatatgtaagATCAATAGTTTAATGTGAGttatatgaaatatttactgtacGTGATGAACAGCCAAGTATAATAACTGCTCAGCATCATAGAGGCTTGTCATCACACAGTAGTCGTCACATTTGACAGCATGGTGCTTACCTAACCATGCTTGAATAATTCTATCATGTTTTCATCGGTGCATCAAAGTTCTacctttttctttgtaaaagGTTGTATCAACAAATTACAGGACTGTATTACATGGATCAGATATGGAAACAATCTCTGATTTACTAGCAACAATTGGAGACACAAATGCtgatagctttttttttatctgtgatCACTATTTGTCCAGAAGAAGTCCTTATTCATTTACTCACAGGCACATGCAGAGTGCATAGTGTATAATTAAGAAGCAGACTAGAGGTTTAAGTTAATGTTTAGCAGAGAATCGAATTTCTGTAATggtcatattgtttttttatattttcataaatgACTACAAATTACTATTGAACAAAACACTGGTTGTTTAATGGGAACCACCAACCTGTAAAgtcttgttttttgtgtgcTTATTAATGGTATTACCTGTCCTTGTAGAAACCCGGCTTTGGCACAGTTTGCACTGTACGGCTAATTGTTGGACTTCAATTATCCAGAGTATCTTCATACTACTGAATTTCTCAGACTCAGGCTGATACTGCAGTCTGTGCTGTGCAGGTCAACCTAACCTGAAGTGGCTGTAACATGTCCAGCTTTTATCATTGGCTGTTTCTTGTCAAAATATGGATGAAATGCGCCTAAAAGTTCTATTGAAGAAATCTTGTTTTACAATTAGATATCTTTATCGTTTTATCACCCAGCCTTAAGTGAAATTGAACATAACATATTGATAGTTTTTTAGGGAAACAGTACTCAAATATGTCTTAGAAAAATATGTAGAGtgaaactacacacacactgatgaataCAAAGTGAATAATGCATAAGTATGACTCAGTTAAAGACAGTTATACAATCTTTATCCCAACATCAGGTTTAGGACACTTGACAAGGGAAACCGCTCTATGTCTGACAAATGATAGACGCATTCACAGAACATTCATGTGTCACCTCCCACATGCCATTTTCTAATAGCAAGGTGCAGCCTGTATTCTGGATCGACATGTCTAAAGCTCAGTGGTTTGCTTTTCATGTCAGCCTTAAAATCCCCCTCTGCTTTATTATGGTTGACATTGATCCAGGCCCTTTTTCACATCTTTATCAAACACTTGAGTCAATACAGTGTTCTCCTCTTCGTTCTGTGGCAAAGCCAGCTCTAGGCCTTGTTGGGAGCAGAACTCGACAGCCTTTGAGAAACTGCCTTCTTTCTTGTAGGACACAAAATATCTCTGACCAACCCTCCTGACAAAGTCGTAGCTTataactggaaaaaaagaaaacgtgtAGAAAATCAGAATtacatttgaaacacatttttttccataATCCTAGAACTCTGTTGTTGTAGAGCGTATTCCTTCctctaaaagtaaaatatcatAAGGCTTCATTCATCAATATCCTAAGTTCAttcttaactttgtttttaagaGAAGTCGTCTGAAAAATTTACACCAAATTCATAACGTGTTCTTAAACCGCAGATTTGTTTGTACCTTCATTGTTTAattgataaattaaaataataattgtgttATACAGTAGTTGTTTCTATATAGTGTAGTTAAATACCCTGCCAGTACACATAAAAGGACTGTGTACATAAACAAGACTCTCACAGAGAAATTGAAAGGAAAGTTGAAGATGGTGGCACGTAATTGGAAGAAAAACTTCAGTAATTCTGAAGCAGATGTGCCACTGCAGAGAGTGAACAGAAAATGAGCTTCATATACTATGATAGTGTTAGTAGTtgatttaaattacaaaaaaaaaaaacactaagatgCTATTATGGTTTTGGTGAACGCTGTATTTAAGAACAGAGCACAACTATTGATGTTAAAAGAAATGCTTGCTTACCAAGGTCTAATTTAGCGATGGTCAGCTTTAAGGTTTCAAGTTCCCGACTAATAGAACCTGTGGGATCCAAAACTACAATAAATCAGAATACCCCATCCATTTTCAGGTTCAGATCTTTTATTATCCTCTTTTCACTTCCATTCTCAACTAGAAGAATTTTAACAACTTTTCTTACTCTTTCCCTTAAAAGTCTAATGAGTTGAATCACATCTCATAAGGTGGAACACTAAATCTGCAAACAAAAGCATTACAAAGGTGTTCATCTCTTGTGCAGGTTAAACCCTTTGTCTAGCAAGTAGTGTTGAATATCCCAATGCAGCATAAAAGTTACACTTCTCTCTGCATTATAAGTAGTAATATGTAAATGACATAGAGAGTTACTCAATTCATTCAGTGATGTACGTTTATCATTCAAACATTATTTACCTCCTTTACACATTAGAACAGATCCAGGTAGTCCAGTAGGTCCACGAGGTCCAGGAAATCCACGATATCCAGGAGAACCTTCTACTCCTGAGcagcagttaaaaataaattaacaaatattaataaaccaGTAGTAGCTAAGTAAAAGCCCAGAAACACCttaatttataataatgtattgaacaatgcaaattaatttagattcagtttattcatacagcgccaaatcacaacagaagtaatctccaggcactttacatttaaataagtcACTGTTCACCAAAACAAAGACTAGTCAAGTCAGTTGATCTAcaattgacttttttttttttttttttttcgttttttcATGGGTTGTTTTGAGATACCCAATGTGTGAGCCACACAGAAGAAACTGGCTTAAATTGGATCTATCTTATTAATGGATTAACTGCTTTAGTCATCAGATCGTCAGATTTCAGCTGTATTATCATTTTTAGTactagaaaaacacactttaggtcaggtttagtttttgttaagtttattattttaagattaaattCATCTAAAATAAGTTTTATCACCTTCAtttatgcttttgtgtttttaggaaCAAAGTTGCACAGCCTCCAGTTTCAagttattgcttttttttctcgGCTTAGATCTTCATATCACATATTTAGAAAACTAGAAAAAGTAACCAAGTCTTGCTTAAAAGCATTTTATGACTTTGCAAGTGTGTCAGGATTTACCAAAGAAAGCTCAACTAATCTGCTGCTGACACAAGTGCAAGATtaatgagacagaaaacatgttgtaaGTGCAATTTTATAGCCTGACAAATTCGCCACTAAAGCATTCACATGTTCTGGTATGTTGAAAGATAAAGTTGAAATTAGAATTCTCTCTTCGTTCTGTTAAAGAAGGCAAAGAGCAAAACATGATAGTTGAAAATCATAGGAGTGGATGAGAGCAGCCAGTCCAAGGAAGCAGGGGTTGATGTCGACAATCAAGCAGATGGACCAGATGATGTGGTCTTGTGGGGGGACTTAAATGTCTCACTTAATGTTATCTTCCTTTGACGTTACTTTCAGGGTTAGAACGTCTGTTCTTTTCCACCATTTTGCCTCTATCTCATAGTAAAGGTCAATGTGGAAAGACAGGAAAtgtgagaaaggagaaagaggttTATCACATTCAAGTCCCTTGGTCAGAAATGTAATCTCCAGCATTTTGATGACACAGTATCCACTGGACCACTGGAAGGCCCAAAGTAAGTTTCTAAAAACAGTAGTGTCCCTTAAGAccagttttaaaagaaaaactaatgtaGGATTGgcatttgatttattgattttattttctcaaacaAAGTTCTATACAGTGTGTGGTAACTCAGTGAACATGTAACACTGTAGTTGTAGAAATGATTGCCAAAAGCCATAAGCACAAAATTTCAAGAAATGGTTTCAGAAGaagaataacaaaaatgaatatTAGATTGAATAAATTTTTCATCAAATGGAAATTACAAAGACACTGGTAACATAGGTGATGTGAATTGAATTGGTTTGATGTCAGACAGCAGTGAAGAGAACATAGGTGAGCCCTATAGGACTTttataacattaatattatGTATTTCACTTGTTGATGAGGTAAAATGATGCCAAGAGCAAAAAGCACAAGTATCACCACTTAAAGCAGCAGTCAACTTCAATGTTAGTTTACATTTACCCCCTGTAGCCGTAGTGGCTACAGGGGGTACATCTATATCTGTATCTCTCATTGTAGGCGGTAACAGCGCAttaactgtaataataattatgaggACCGGGATGGAAAACACAATTGTTGCCGCAATATTAAGATGGAGTGCTGTGGAGCCGTAGTGTCGGGCACCCTGCAGGTCTCCAGCCGTCTTCCGGTCACTGGACTGGAAAGACAAGTGTACATCTCACAATTTTAAGCCAAAATATCttagacatttttgttttttttagttatatCAATATAGCAATCTAGCATTTAGTACACAACTAAAAGATGATTTTGAAAATATCAGCAAAATCTCAACTTTGTGTTgttaaataaatgctgttttgcTAGTAGTTCTTATTGCTTCTATAGAGTTAGTTCTTTTTGAGTCAAATTTACACAAATTCTTAACACAGtacacatatatgcacacataTAGCAAAAGCTAATTTTGGACCAATTGACATGCCAATTATTAGTTCTGTCAGTCATCTAATAAAGTATGAAACACTTTTCTAATAGTTAATATTGCTgaaatttatttgtttgtttttattaaacttaaGCAATTTAAAATCTCTGTCCGTTtgcaaaaatacattatttctaCCATTTAATTTCTACTAATCTACAGTTAATTCAGTTATGCAGCGcttatttaaacagaaacaaactttaGGATCAGGTGTGTGACAAGAGTTTGAGAATCTTTATGGCAATACTTGCATGGCATATAAGGCTTTCTTTATATCTGACAAACTATGAAAGCATTCAGGAAACATTCGCTTGTCAGTTGCCAGACCCCATTTTCTGACAGCATGCTGCAGGCTGTATCCTGGATCGTTGTGTCCGGATGCCCTTCTGCCCATTTGGTAAAGGTCAGAGGTCGGTTATTCATATCGACCTCAAAGTTTCCGTCTGCTTTTTTATTGTTGACGTTGATCCAGACTGTTTTGTAAACATCCCCAAACACTTCAGTTAGTTTCTTGTTCTCCTCCTCATTCTGGGGTAGAGCCAGCTCTAATCCTTGTTGTGAACAGAACTCAACGGCCTTGGAGAAGGAGTCTCTCTTCTTATAGGACACAAAGTATTTCTGACCAACTTTCCTGACAAAGTCATAGTTTATAGCTGAAAAGGAGAAGACATTGTTGTTCAAGATGCTTGactctttttatattttatttgaaattctTTTTGTTCAGTAAAATATCATTCTTAATCACTTTATTTGGCTCATGATCACGCTAGGTGAGCAGTGTACATTTACGTGACTGTGCACTTATCATCACACAGTGTGTGGATTCTtctttacattattaattattaagcaGACTCAGCTTCTTGTCGTGTATGTGCTAAAACACATCATTAGGATGGATGTACTGTAATTCTGAtgatttttaagtattttacaaGTTCAgacattattttctgttgtggaAGAACAACTAAATTCAGCTTGTGAGTCATTAAATACGCTTCTagcatatacagtagtttttaCATACACACTTTTTTGAGTATACCTGTATTTTGAAATTTCACTTTCCATAAATGCTTGAGTCAGTTGGTGTAGATATGTGTAAATACAATGTGTGCACATCACAACAATGACTGAATGTAGTTTTTGAAAGGGACACTTACCCAGCTCAAATTTAGAAATTCTGTCTGTTATGGCGCTGGCGTCTGGCCTATGGGAACCTAAACCAAACAGACAACATTCAGTTAccagacaggaaacaaactaTAGTTCCTGTTTTTGTACATCAGGTATCTGcagattttaaaagtttaaatttcttttttcagtctgactgagtCTAGGGTGGTGTGAATTAGCCTTCTGTATATTCGGCCTGAACAGGCTGCCCCCTGCTCTCCAAGCTAGAACATgcactattaaaataaatgaaaggttAATGCAGTTTTTGAGGTCATGAGGTTATGAGGTCCAGGCATCTGTAGTTACAGATGTATC
This DNA window, taken from Anabas testudineus chromosome 6, fAnaTes1.2, whole genome shotgun sequence, encodes the following:
- the LOC113166111 gene encoding dispanin subfamily A member 2b-like, which codes for MNSPQLPAESVPLQMERYDRAPAQPGGPTMTQYTVVNVNTEPPKDHIIWSLCCFVYSNPFCLGLAALIFSIKSRDRKTAGDLEGARHYGSTALHLNIAATIVFSIVVTITIITVTVVSVTAYNEIYRYRHHHGYRG
- the LOC113166101 gene encoding pulmonary surfactant-associated protein D-like, giving the protein MMLLPLVLTLCLMAPNGYSQLQGRTGSKRDSGLPGLPGLPGVYGDFGLLGIPGPPGPRGQPGPTGPPGVKGDRGFPGVPGAQGSPGFPGQKGDIGQQGPPGRPGPPGRPGEQGRLGPPGEQGPPGRPGQEGPPGRPGSHRPDASAITDRISKFELAINYDFVRKVGQKYFVSYKKRDSFSKAVEFCSQQGLELALPQNEEENKKLTEVFGDVYKTVWINVNNKKADGNFEVDMNNRPLTFTKWAEGHPDTTIQDTACSMLSENGVWQLTSECFLNAFIVCQI